The nucleotide sequence TGATATTTaggttgtttgttttggggggaggtgggttgcTTGTTTGGATGTGATGTGATACAATGGGAGGAAAGGCTTTGCTTTTGACTGGCGTTGATGTAGACAAGACTGGCAAATTCTGAGCTTCTTATTTTTGGCCACAACCATGGTATAGGGATGTGCAAAGGGAGAATCTtgaaggggaaaaaaagagagagcaTTTTAGGAGCTTCAAGGATATGTTCAAGTCAATTCATGTTTGTTTGCTAAATAAAGTCTTCTTGTCTCCTGATGAGCTAGAGAAAATGGCTAATAGGCTATCCAGAATGTCGTATCGACTTGGATGCTATTTGACTGGGTGTTGAATTCTTCCATTAATGTTTTGGAAAAGGAGATAGACTGGAAGCAGGTCGGCATTCTTTTTTTAGCAAAAAGTTAAATGGTAAGTAATGGCAACAGCCAAAAGATGCATCAGCCGTGAATCGAACACGGGGCCCatcgatggcaacgatggatTTTACCACTAAACCACTGATGCTGGGAGATATCCTTGAAGGCATTGTGGAGGTGCCAGACAGAAAATCTGCTCTTGTCACGGAACTCTGTGTTTCCGTCGATGCAGAAAAAGCGTAGCTGTGGGTGAAGTTTTTCAGCTCCACAGCGAAGTGGAGTGGTGATACTTTTCTTGGTGGGTTGTCCTGGCTAGACCTGCAGCAACAGCGACCCAGTGACCGTTGGGCCGGGTCTGAGTGGAATGGaggcaccttgatggccgcTTGGACATGCTATTGTTTCCTTGCAGATTGCGAAAGTCGCTGTTATCAGCTGGCATCAAACATCGAGAATGGGGGAACGCAAAGTCGGTCCTCGGCAAGCTCTAGTGTACCCCAGAAAACATGATTTTGTGCGACTGGTTGGAATTTCGGGATTGCCGGAAGTTTTGTTTATCTTTGACGGGTATCATGCTGATGACGTCGAGTCTTGTGAGATTTCGTGGGGCCACGACAACGTGGTTCGCAGCGTGGtcgttgggttgggggagggcgtACACGGGCAGGTGCCAACGCATCGCCGCTGCTCGACCCCCAGCCTCGGGATTTTGAGTAGCTTCAATTCGACGAGATTGGCTCCAGGCAACGGTCTTGATAGCACAGTTTTGTTGGTGAGAATCTGTCAGGAAAATCAGGCAGGGCAGTGTGCAAGACGATAAGGATGAGCACGTGCCTTCCTCAGGAGCAGCTTCCAGCTTTGAGTCGCTGCCGACGTCAGTGGCAAGAAGCTGGCCACGGCTGGGGAGCAACTGTTTGGCGGGTACCCTGTCGTTTCAGGATGCAAAttgaggtggttgggagAGCAATAGAAGTGAATAAAGACGGCAGGCACGATTTTATCCTATATACCCTTTTCTCATCTAGATCTATATCTTTAGGAAATACCGGAGGGCAGTTCCATGTGCCAGGGTGGTGCGGCTCTGCAGTCCTGAGCTTCTGATTGGCCAATAGTGGGTTGACAACACTTGGGCATTGGCGGGGAAGGGCTCCACTTTCAACCCGAGTCATCGCCTCCCGTCCGTCTTCAACCCAAATAACATAACACCATCCATTGCCTCTGGCATCGCTGCCACCCACCTCTCAGGGGCATCACAACAATAAGGTCCCGCGCCTGCGTAATTAGCTATTCTTCTGCCACTTTCCACCGCACACAATGGTGccctctttttcttgctATTGACCGGCCCCCACGTCAATTTCTGCCTTCCTCTCTCGCCGACCTCTTGCGCCCTAAACCCAATCTCCCCAACTATTTCTTGACAAacccaactccctcccacttcctcttcctccctcaccccgACGCAAGCAGACCGCACACAATACCGCCTCTTGCTTCCTGGCAGTGCCATACTTCTCCCTCCtgccctctcctctcctctcctcacaCACTCTTCCCGTCCTTCAATCAATCACGCTCAATACTGTTTACCACCACTTTGTTTTCTTCGCCTGACAAAGTATGTCCTTGCCTTTCCTGGCCCACGTTTGGAGATACTAATCGTTATAGGAAGTCGAAGCCCACGCCGTTTCGACCGATCGACAACAATCAATCCCATTCGCGTTGTCATCTCACAAACCACAAGGTCAGAGTCCAACGAGATGGCTTCATCCGCCGACATGGCGTCGACCTCCTACTTTGGTCGGCCCGTAGCCAAGCACCGGCTTGCCACCGACTTCGACCTGCTTGTCAAGTGGTCCCGGGTCCTTGGAGCACGCCCGGAGAACCCCTCCTGCATCCTGTCGCAGCTCTCCAAGGAAGACCAAGCTGCCCTGTTCTCTCCATCATTCGAGCAGTTCCGCATCGTCGACGACGCGTCGGAGGGTCCCAAGATTGAGATCGTCCAGAACAAGCTGTACGAGCGACTTGGAGTCGCCCCTATGGATCCCGACCTGGCCGCCATGATGGTCTCTGACAACTACAAGCGTTCCGAGAAGTCTTTGTACGATGTCGCCTGCCACCTGCGtgacgccgaggaggagtcTGGCGTTCTCTACGACTTTTGCCTCCAGAAAGCCAAAAACGCGGGCTGGACTGACTACGAAGCTCACCAGTACGCCAAGATGTACCGGTCCAGGCATTTCGTTCACATTGTGCGCCGCCGGCAACAGGAGATCAGAGACGAGAAGCGCAAGCTCACCATTCCCGGCTATACCCCGATTGAGCGGGATTTGATTCCTGTGATTGAAGACCCTCTTGAAGCTGCCTCAACCGCTGGGCTGCGGTCGTACTTTGCTGACCTTCCCGAGGCCACCTCGACCCTGGCATCTGTCCGTCTTGCAGAGAATGGCCCTCCCGCCTCAGCGTATGCCGACCCGGCTTACGACCTTCAACAAATACCAGTTTCTGCGCCTACCAGCAATGTGGGACACATGCAGGCCGCCCGTCACGAGTaccatccatcatcttctcctcACGTCACCACATCAGTTGTCGATCAGTTGCGACTTGAAGACATTCAGCTATACCAGACGCCGTCGCCCGTTGGCGAGCACTCTCAGGCGAATGCCACCCCTTTCACCCCATCACCCGCTCCCATGACCACGAAGGCCTCCTACTCTGGTTATGTCTCGGGCGCCAGCGACACCTCCATGGAGGCTCAAGCATCTGACAACTCAGGCCAGTTCTCCGACGCATCTTCTGCTGTTACAGAGATGCCTGTGTATGCTGCAGATGACGACGATTGTGATGATGCCGACGGCGGCGCCTTGTTGCCCAGAGACCTTGCTGAGTCGCTTGGAATCCCCTCTCTGATCCCTTACTCCTCACATGTCACTCAACAACCTGTCTTTCAGACAATGCCCACAGTTCCGCAGGGAGGCCTCTTGGGTGCCGGTCTGAGCGGATACTGGCTTCCCGTGTACGCCGCTTCCGATGTCGCTGAGGACGGAAACCAAAACTCCCCTGCGTTTCAGTTCCCCCCTCTGAACGCTCCTGTTGCCAATACCGAGTGCAACAGCCCCGACCTTGtgctcaccaccactactcAGTTTGGTGATACCCAGTTGACGACTTTTCAGACTCCTGCCAAGGGCCCGCGGAATTCCTTGTCTGAGAATGTCAAGGTGACCCAGTACCCTGAGTCTCGACAGCAGCTGTGGAACGGAATGACATGTTACGATGTCCCCTCATCTGCCCTGGGCTTTTTGAAAAAGCATCAGATTTTTCCGACGTACTGGACCACCAAGCTGGGCAAGGAGCGCTTTCTGCGCCACAAGTTCAGCGATTTGAAGCACGCAGATGCCAAGGTCATGCGTAACAAATCCTTGGGCAAGGTTGCTCGCAATCCTGTCTACATTGTCGTCGACTTGTCCAACATCATTATTGGCTTCTACgacaagatgaaggagaagcgTGGCATTCCCCTTGGCAGGCGCGTTATTGCCCCTGCCTTCAGCTTCAATAACTTCGACACGCTGCTTGCCCGCGATCGGAGTGTCGGGAAGCGTATTCTTGCCGGATCACTTGGAAGCGCCACCAAGTCTTTGCCAAGCCATGTCAAGCAAGCTGGCGCCATAGGCTATGATGTTAACCTTTTGCATCGTGTGTCCAAGCCAGTTTCGCCGCGTAAGATGCGAGCGGATCTTCATTCGGACACTTccaacgatgacgacgacctcTTTACCGGCCCCATGAAGCTGGGCGAGCAAGGTGTCGACGAGGTTCTCCATCTCAAGCTTCTTCAGCTTGATTTTGATCACAAGCCTGGCACCATTTGCCTGGGCACTGGCGATGCTGCGTCTGCCGAGTACTCTGACGGTTTTTTGAAGAACATTGAGCGTCTCCTTGAGCGCGGCTGGCGTGTCGAGTTGTACGGATGGGCTCATAACATTTCCTTTGCCTGGCGCGACGAGTTTGAGACCAAGTGGGCTGATTTCTTCAAGATCATTGAGCTGGACGAGTTCTGTGAGGAGCTTTTTGACATGACCGTTGAGTCCATCCCGGACTCCAAACCGGCCTTTTAACCTCCCCCACGAGAATCTTGTCAGCTCGACTGACTGAATGGTCTTACCGACCGGCATCGATTCTACAATCTTCAGCCTATTTTTTTGGCCTCTGTTCGCATCTCCCGGCGTTCTGTACAACATCATTTCTTCGGCTCTCTTTTCTGCTAGATCTATTGTCCATGACTCGATCTGGTGGTCTTCTTTGCGGCCCTCTGCTATGTTGCGAATTTCCATTCAGTGACACTTCTGATTTCGCAGTCTTTTGTCTCCAGACTGCTAGCCCATGAATACGGAAcaccacaacagcagcaatggCTACCGCGACAACACAACCGCAGGCCAAACCATATTTTTGAGAGCATCCTCTCACGCACATTCACACTTTTCGACTCGTCATGAGTGCGACGATAACACGataacaacaaaaaaaaatatcaaaACGACTGATGACTAAATGATCTGGTTTCACGATGGAATGATGGATTTCGACAAGAATAGGGTTTGCCTTCCAGACCAAGGCTTGCTTTCTGTTTCTGTCGACAACATCCCACATCGAGTTCACCCTGCCTCAGCACACGGCCGGATATACGACATTTTGACCAGAATTGAGCCTTCTCAAACGGTACAATTCTGTGGCGCTGCCTAACCTTCCCGGttttcattttctttttggggggggaggtatTTTGACGGCGCGACACGATGAACACCAAGAATAATGGTTGGGCATGGGTCATATGGGAAACATGGGAGTTTTCGCGGCATTTCATAAAGATACCCTGGCATCTTCTTTTTCGGAAAGGATTCACCGCATTTCCACCTGGGCGCAGTTTTCCCTTCTTAGTGGTCTTCTGTTTCTTTCCATTGTTTCACGGATGGATGGCGCAcctgtttttctttctcctcttggCAGGCACCCTTGGGTTGCGGACGATAGATGGATCCCCTCATACACGGTCTTGATGATACCGGATTTTCacgaggtggtgaaggaggacaTCAGAAACGACTTTTTTTAAGGGCCCAAGGTCACACGGAGCGATGGAAGGCATTCTGGGCATTTTCACGGCATGAAGCGTACTCGGAATTACACATGCGGTATGCGACACGATAACGGGTTTTATGGAGTTTTTATGGGCTTTTTATGGGCTTTTATGGGTTCACGAATATCACGAGGAGGAAATGGTTATTATGAAGAAGGATTTCTCTGATAGTGTTTTTTATTGGCTGGCCCCTTGGGGTTATCGTCTTGTTATCCTTCGGATGATCTGATGGTAGCATTTGTTTCCCAACATGGATAGGAGAATTCTTCggttttatttttatatttctttcttgttCATTGTGTTATGGCACTATGGTTATGGCGCTTGGTCAATGGTCAGCATGAGGAAGATTCATGACAGCGAGGTggtttgtttgctttttgaAGCACAGCGTATTGTGTATATGGATTATGAGCATGGCACTGGCTTGACATGGCGTTGCGAGCATACACTTGGGATTGGAGGTGAACAATAGCGTCGTGCTTCGTCAGGGTGGTGCTTGAGTGGTGAAGTAGTAGATATGGGATATCAATATACATCATGGTTGGGGGATTTTTTGTTAGTCTTCATGGTCgtgatggaggtgatggtgtggtgaaGCTGTTCTTTGGGTCTGGCCCGTGAGCTGATATGTATGTGCCCTGTGATGTGGTATATACTTGCCATTCCTCCGCTGTCAATTCTTGACTTTCCAACATACATATCGTCCTGGGTATCTCCATCTCAACATACAGTAGCCTGAAACCCATCCCATCACGACAAGAACAACACCCCTTCTTCTAATCACCCAGCAAAGCCCTCCTGCAAAACCCCCACTCTTTTGTCCCTCCCCGTCAACCTAGCCATAGCCCCCTCATAAACGGCAAACTGCACGGCATTGACCACAAACGCCCTCAGACTGCAGACTCCTAGCCCCCGAAAGAAGGGTTTTATCCCTTCTCTCGCATAGATTTCCCTCCCCATCTGCCACGCCcctttgccttttcctccacTCCCCAACAAACCTTGTTGTTCCCCCGCCGTGTCCCCAGTTTGCATCCTGGTCTTGACGACATCCAAAGGGAAAATACTCGCCCAGGTCAACACCCCCGCCACCCCACCGCAGAGGAGCGCCCTCCCTGTTGTTTCCTCTGTTCTGGTGCCGAAGACGGAGTTGTACCATCCGGAGGAGAGCTCGTACCCCCAGAAATAAAACCCGTACCCTATGCTATCTCTCAGAACGGTCACCCCCCCGGCTTGATAGAGACCTTTTACGCCATTCTGCCGTAGGATTTGGGTTGTTACATtccaggaggaggccgaggaggtttgCGAACGGACTTTGATGATCTCGGTTGGGCAAGACACCAAAAAGGTGGCGAGGCCGGATATGCAGCCTGCTAGGAAGGTGGTTGTGAGGTTTgatccttttcctccttgctggccggggttggagggggaaggaAACAAAGAGTTGAGGTAGGACTCTGAGCGGTTATACGACACAAAAAGCAGGGCGTTCAAGGCGCCGtaggtgaggatgggggctgctgtgccgaggaggaggttgcgggGGGTGGTTATGATTcttgggttggtggtggttgtggtggtggaaggggaagaggaagaggaagaggaagaggaagaggaagaggaactgGCTTGGAGTCGGACTTTGAGGACGTCGAGGGGGTTGCCAATTATGATGGAGGCTGCGCCCGAGAGGTAGCCGGCCCACAAGTCGGCTGacattgttgttggggtaaaaaaaaggaatatgCTTCTCCTTTGGTCGGGAGTTACCCTATTGTGAGAGTGAGTGTGTTGTCTGGTTTATGAGCTGGTATGGCTTATCGTCCTTGAGATGtggtcggtgatggtggtggtggtggtggtgatggtgagggggagaCTTGAGAGGCTTGGTAAACCTGATATCCCAATCTATGGATCCTGGCAAGTCACCTGAAGAACTGTAAACTGTAAAAAGCAGTAAATGTTATCTCCTTGAATAGACGCCTCAAACTGAGCCTCTGTTTATCccgccatgatgatgaccgcGGGGTTAGTTAGATTCGGGTTAGCGGGGCGCAATGGACCCTGCCAAGGCTCCCCTTCCCGCCTCTGCCGGCATGTGAAGATGACCACATGACGGTTTGTAAGATCACCACATGACAGCCTGATAAACCATAAATAATATTCCTCCTGAACTCAGCAATGCTCCCGACTCAAAATGGGTATAAAACCGCCTTCTCAACCGTACTCAACCACGGTTTAGTACCTTCGCAAGAAAATGATTACAAGTACACAGATCGTGATAAACTGAAACCCTTTAACCTTTCAACCTTTCCACccgaaaaataaataaatgaAATCCGCTTATGCCATGgcccaacccaccaacaaTGCTTGCTCGCATCAGAGTCAAAACAGAATATTCCGCTAACGTATACCCTCatccccacctctccctctatTCTTTCCCCGTCTTCCCCAACATTACACAgccacctcaaccccctcctctttcttcttctcctcctccccatccccgtccaaatcaacctcctcacccctcGCCGCCCGCTTCGCAATATCCCTCTCCTTGTaaatctcccccctcctcaccgtcgCCATCTCCAAATTCTCGGCATACGTCCTAAACTTGACAATCTCATGCAGCAAATACTcgctcttcctctcccaatTCGCCATGGCCCTCACCGCGTTCGTGCTCCTCGGGGTGAACGCAAGCAGCATCGGGCTCCTAAGCGCGTTGTGGCTCTGCAGTTCCGCCTCGATACTCTTGATGTACCCCTGCAGATACCCCAGCTGGTCCTTCTCGGACAGGTTGCTGGGGCGGGTGGACTGCTGCGGTGGTGTCCAGTCGGCAATGTGGATGCGATCACCGGGCAGCTTGGCCGAGTGACGCATAGGAAGGGAGCCGACCAGGCCGGCGTGGTTGCCGAGGACGCCCGAGGAGCCCGAGCCAGGGCGGTTGAGAGAGCCGCCAAAGTCAAAGGACGAAGAGCGGATGGAGCGGCCGGATTGCATGGAGGAGCGGGTGAGGGTGGGTACTATCCCTGTGCCGGTGTTGGCAGCGGCCGCGCTGCCGGAGCGGGAGTGGCCTCGGGCGCTGCTGCCGGATGTTGGGgggcggttggggaggttggttgtGCTTTCGTTAATGGCGGCTACGAGCGCGTTGTTGATAACCGCGTCGCTCCAGCCGTACTCGATGTTGGA is from Podospora pseudopauciseta strain CBS 411.78 chromosome 5 map unlocalized CBS411.78m_5.2, whole genome shotgun sequence and encodes:
- a CDS encoding uncharacterized protein (EggNog:ENOG503NYEJ; COG:C) → MSADLWAGYLSGAASIIIGNPLDVLKVRLQASSSSSSSSSSSSSSPSTTTTTTNPRIITTPRNLLLGTAAPILTYGALNALLFVSYNRSESYLNSLFPSPSNPGQQGGKGSNLTTTFLAGCISGLATFLVSCPTEIIKVRSQTSSASSWNVTTQILRQNGVKGLYQAGGVTVLRDSIGYGFYFWGYELSSGWYNSVFGTRTEETTGRALLCGGVAGVLTWASIFPLDVVKTRMQTGDTAGEQQGLLGSGGKGKGAWQMGREIYAREGIKPFFRGLGVCSLRAFVVNAVQFAVYEGAMARLTGRDKRVGVLQEGFAG
- a CDS encoding uncharacterized protein (EggNog:ENOG503NXGR) gives rise to the protein MASSADMASTSYFGRPVAKHRLATDFDLLVKWSRVLGARPENPSCILSQLSKEDQAALFSPSFEQFRIVDDASEGPKIEIVQNKLYERLGVAPMDPDLAAMMVSDNYKRSEKSLYDVACHLRDAEEESGVLYDFCLQKAKNAGWTDYEAHQYAKMYRSRHFVHIVRRRQQEIRDEKRKLTIPGYTPIERDLIPVIEDPLEAASTAGLRSYFADLPEATSTLASVRLAENGPPASAYADPAYDLQQIPVSAPTSNVGHMQAARHEYHPSSSPHVTTSVVDQLRLEDIQLYQTPSPVGEHSQANATPFTPSPAPMTTKASYSGYVSGASDTSMEAQASDNSGQFSDASSAVTEMPVYAADDDDCDDADGGALLPRDLAESLGIPSLIPYSSHVTQQPVFQTMPTVPQGGLLGAGLSGYWLPVYAASDVAEDGNQNSPAFQFPPLNAPVANTECNSPDLVLTTTTQFGDTQLTTFQTPAKGPRNSLSENVKVTQYPESRQQLWNGMTCYDVPSSALGFLKKHQIFPTYWTTKLGKERFLRHKFSDLKHADAKVMRNKSLGKVARNPVYIVVDLSNIIIGFYDKMKEKRGIPLGRRVIAPAFSFNNFDTLLARDRSVGKRILAGSLGSATKSLPSHVKQAGAIGYDVNLLHRVSKPVSPRKMRADLHSDTSNDDDDLFTGPMKLGEQGVDEVLHLKLLQLDFDHKPGTICLGTGDAASAEYSDGFLKNIERLLERGWRVELYGWAHNISFAWRDEFETKWADFFKIIELDEFCEELFDMTVESIPDSKPAF